A window of Cellulomonas fimi contains these coding sequences:
- a CDS encoding MFS transporter, with protein sequence MSAAATRGSSIVSTAARRARVATSGGFAAQGFVYALLLTSLEQFKDRYGVGDGQITLVVLGVCALAALGTLVADRVARGRAGSRGALAAGLSVLVTAVAVVSAAPTFAVLVLGFAVYGLGLGLVDAGTNMQAVSVQRAYGRSLLTGFYAAWSVGGIAGAVLVSVTAGTVSLGPVAFVLWSGILVASLAAFLVAVAGWHRDRAAETAADTGADVAGRVPWGPVLLLGLGVVAYYVADTAVSTWSTIYLGDVLDATSRIAPLGYAAYLATTLVSRVAGDPLVRRHGRAAVVRVAAVVGAVGLTLVVVAPGTPVALLGFAVTGAGLGVIAPLCFSAAGALAPGHADAVVARLNVFNYVGAVLGGVLVGAIGSGSTLRAGFVVPVLLVVAVAVVAPRFGRRGTAAPGAGGSEALAGSAGPVTASGGTVRSTDEEVR encoded by the coding sequence GTGAGCGCCGCCGCCACCAGGGGGAGCAGCATCGTCAGCACCGCGGCCCGGCGCGCCCGGGTCGCGACGTCCGGCGGGTTCGCGGCGCAGGGTTTCGTCTACGCGCTCCTGCTGACCAGCCTCGAGCAGTTCAAGGACCGGTACGGCGTCGGCGACGGGCAGATCACGCTCGTCGTCCTCGGCGTGTGCGCGCTCGCGGCCCTCGGCACGCTCGTCGCCGATCGCGTCGCGCGGGGTCGCGCGGGCAGCCGCGGGGCGCTCGCCGCCGGCCTGTCCGTGCTCGTGACCGCCGTCGCCGTCGTGTCCGCCGCGCCGACCTTCGCGGTGCTCGTGCTCGGGTTCGCCGTCTACGGGCTCGGGCTGGGGCTCGTCGACGCCGGGACCAACATGCAGGCCGTGTCCGTGCAGCGCGCCTACGGACGGTCGCTGCTCACCGGGTTCTACGCCGCCTGGTCCGTCGGCGGCATCGCCGGCGCCGTGCTCGTTTCCGTGACTGCCGGGACCGTGTCGCTCGGGCCCGTGGCGTTCGTGCTCTGGTCCGGCATCCTCGTCGCCTCGCTCGCGGCCTTCCTCGTCGCCGTCGCCGGCTGGCACCGCGACCGCGCGGCCGAGACCGCGGCCGACACCGGCGCCGACGTGGCCGGACGCGTGCCGTGGGGACCCGTGCTGCTGCTCGGGCTCGGCGTCGTCGCCTACTACGTCGCCGACACCGCCGTCTCGACGTGGTCGACCATCTACCTCGGCGACGTCCTCGACGCGACGTCCCGCATCGCGCCGCTCGGCTACGCGGCCTACCTGGCGACGACGCTCGTCTCGCGCGTCGCGGGCGACCCGCTGGTGCGCCGGCACGGGCGTGCCGCCGTCGTGCGGGTCGCGGCCGTCGTCGGCGCCGTCGGGCTCACGCTCGTCGTCGTCGCGCCCGGCACGCCCGTCGCGCTGCTCGGCTTCGCGGTCACCGGTGCGGGCCTCGGCGTCATCGCGCCGCTGTGCTTCTCCGCCGCCGGCGCGCTCGCCCCCGGGCACGCGGACGCCGTCGTCGCGCGGCTCAACGTCTTCAACTACGTCGGGGCGGTCCTCGGCGGCGTCCTCGTCGGTGCCATCGGGTCCGGGTCGACGCTGCGCGCCGGCTTCGTCGTCCCCGTGCTCCTCGTCGTCGCCGTCGCCGTGGTCGCGCCACGGTTCGGGCGGCGCGGGACGGCCGCCCCCGGCGCGGGCGGGTCCGAGGCCCTGGCGGGGTCCGCCGGCCCCGTCACCGCGTCGGGCGGTACGGTCCGGTCGACCGACGAGGAGGTCCGGTGA
- the cysS gene encoding cysteine--tRNA ligase, whose protein sequence is MTLRLFDTATRTVRDFVPLTAGEVGIYLCGATVQAPPHIGHVRSGVAFDVLVRWLRRTGHRVTLVRNVTDIDDKILAKAADAGEPWWAWAMTNEREFTAAYDALGVLPPTYEPRATGHVPAMVDLVDRLVEAGHAYATGPGDVWFDVRSYPEYGALTNQRVDDMVPAPDDASGVTKRDARDFALWKSPKPGEPASASWETPWGRARPGWHLECSAMARRYLGDAFDIHGGGLDLRFPHHENEQAQSHAAGYGFAQYWLHNGWVTQGGAKMSKSLGNGLLVDVVLQGVRAAVLRYALTAVQYRSMLEWTDDSLREAEATWDRLAGFVERAAEKVGAADLDEVAKADLPDAFVAAMDDDLNVPAALAVVHEHLRLGNGALASGDLVVARTEMVALRAMLDVLGLDPGSPQWAARGGDERYARALDAVVAGQLDARAQARADRDFATADAIRDRLAAAGIVVEDSPTGARWSLRPES, encoded by the coding sequence GTGACCCTGCGCCTGTTCGACACCGCGACCCGCACGGTGCGCGACTTCGTCCCGCTCACCGCGGGCGAGGTCGGCATCTACCTGTGCGGCGCGACCGTCCAGGCACCTCCGCACATCGGCCACGTCCGGTCCGGCGTCGCGTTCGACGTGCTCGTGCGCTGGCTGCGCCGGACGGGCCACCGCGTGACGCTCGTCCGCAACGTCACGGACATCGACGACAAGATCCTCGCCAAGGCCGCCGACGCGGGTGAGCCGTGGTGGGCGTGGGCCATGACCAACGAGCGCGAGTTCACCGCGGCGTACGACGCGCTCGGCGTGCTGCCGCCCACCTACGAGCCGCGCGCGACGGGGCACGTCCCGGCGATGGTCGACCTGGTCGACCGGCTCGTCGAGGCGGGCCACGCGTACGCGACCGGCCCGGGCGACGTCTGGTTCGACGTCCGCTCCTACCCGGAGTACGGGGCGCTCACCAACCAGCGCGTCGACGACATGGTCCCCGCCCCGGACGACGCGTCGGGCGTCACGAAGCGCGACGCCCGCGACTTCGCGCTCTGGAAGTCGCCCAAGCCGGGAGAGCCGGCGAGCGCGTCGTGGGAGACGCCGTGGGGCCGCGCACGGCCGGGCTGGCACCTCGAGTGCTCGGCGATGGCGCGGCGCTACCTCGGCGACGCGTTCGACATCCACGGCGGCGGGCTCGACCTGCGGTTCCCGCACCACGAGAACGAGCAGGCGCAGTCGCACGCCGCCGGGTACGGGTTCGCGCAGTACTGGCTGCACAACGGCTGGGTCACGCAGGGCGGCGCGAAGATGAGCAAGTCGCTCGGCAACGGGCTGCTCGTCGACGTCGTCCTCCAGGGCGTCCGCGCCGCAGTGCTCCGTTATGCGCTCACGGCCGTGCAGTACCGGTCGATGCTCGAGTGGACCGACGACTCGCTGCGCGAGGCCGAGGCCACGTGGGACCGCCTCGCCGGGTTCGTGGAGCGCGCGGCCGAGAAGGTGGGCGCCGCGGACCTCGACGAGGTCGCCAAGGCCGACCTGCCCGACGCGTTCGTCGCCGCGATGGACGACGACCTCAACGTGCCCGCCGCGCTCGCGGTCGTGCACGAGCACCTGCGCCTCGGCAACGGCGCGCTCGCGTCGGGCGACCTCGTCGTGGCCCGGACCGAGATGGTCGCGCTGCGCGCGATGCTCGACGTCCTCGGGCTCGACCCGGGCAGCCCGCAGTGGGCGGCGCGCGGCGGCGACGAGCGGTACGCGCGGGCGCTCGACGCGGTCGTCGCCGGTCAGCTCGACGCCCGGGCGCAGGCTCGCGCCGACCGTGACTTCGCCACCGCCGACGCGATCCGTGACCGCCTCGCGGCCGCCGGGATCGTCGTCGAGGACTCACCGACCGGGGCCCGCTGGTCCCTGCGACCCGAGTCCTGA
- a CDS encoding D-arabinono-1,4-lactone oxidase translates to MGKTSAAAPWQNWARTAHATPRSVAHPRDLGELAATVRAAAHAGLRVRAVGGGHSFTPAAVTDGVQLHLDALDALERVAPQPDGTTHVTVGAGIRLRALNTLLAQHGLAMRNLGDIDKQSIAGAVSTGTHGTGSRLGGLATQVVGARLVLADGDVLDVSATRHPELFELARLGLGSVGVLAAVTLEVVPAFRLEAREEPWPLDRVLEELDGPDGLVDGNDHFEFYWFPHTRRALTKRNNRVPDDVVRPLHPVRSWIDDELLSNAMFAVTNRIATLVPPATVGINQLSSRALSARRYTAPSAEVFVSPRRVRFREMEYAVPRERIADVLAEVDAWIESSGERLPFPVEVRFAAPDDLWLSTAHGRPTAYLAVHQNVHLPYTRYFTAVERIAAQVGGRPHWGKLHWLDADDLARVYPRFCDAQRVRAQADPGGAFSNAYLDQVLGPVPHDEQAPRAA, encoded by the coding sequence ATGGGAAAAACGTCGGCCGCCGCCCCGTGGCAGAACTGGGCCCGCACCGCGCACGCGACCCCGCGCAGCGTGGCGCACCCGCGTGACCTGGGCGAACTGGCCGCGACGGTGCGCGCCGCGGCACATGCGGGGCTGCGTGTGCGGGCCGTCGGGGGCGGCCACTCCTTCACCCCCGCGGCGGTCACCGACGGCGTCCAGCTGCACCTCGACGCGCTCGACGCACTCGAGCGTGTCGCCCCGCAGCCCGACGGCACGACGCACGTCACGGTGGGCGCCGGCATCCGCCTGCGCGCGCTCAACACGCTGCTCGCGCAGCACGGCCTCGCGATGCGCAACCTCGGCGACATCGACAAGCAGTCGATCGCGGGCGCCGTCTCGACCGGCACGCACGGCACCGGCTCACGGCTCGGCGGGCTCGCGACGCAGGTCGTCGGCGCACGGCTCGTGCTCGCCGACGGCGACGTGCTCGACGTGTCGGCGACGCGGCACCCGGAGCTCTTCGAGCTCGCGCGTCTCGGGCTCGGCAGCGTGGGCGTGCTCGCGGCCGTGACGCTCGAGGTGGTCCCCGCGTTCCGCCTCGAGGCGCGCGAGGAGCCGTGGCCGCTGGACCGCGTCCTGGAGGAGCTCGACGGGCCCGACGGCCTCGTCGACGGCAACGACCACTTCGAGTTCTACTGGTTCCCGCACACCCGCCGGGCGCTCACCAAGCGCAACAACCGGGTGCCCGACGACGTCGTCCGCCCGCTGCACCCCGTGCGGTCGTGGATCGACGACGAGCTCCTGTCCAACGCGATGTTCGCGGTCACCAACCGCATCGCGACGCTCGTCCCGCCCGCGACCGTCGGCATCAACCAGCTGAGCAGCCGCGCCCTGTCCGCCCGCCGCTACACCGCGCCGTCCGCCGAGGTGTTCGTCTCGCCGCGTCGCGTCCGCTTCCGCGAGATGGAGTACGCGGTCCCGCGCGAGCGGATCGCCGACGTGCTCGCCGAGGTCGACGCGTGGATCGAGTCCTCGGGCGAGCGCCTCCCGTTCCCGGTCGAGGTCCGCTTCGCCGCCCCCGACGACCTGTGGCTGTCGACCGCGCACGGCCGGCCCACGGCCTATCTCGCGGTGCACCAGAACGTGCACCTGCCGTACACGCGGTACTTCACGGCGGTCGAGCGGATCGCGGCCCAGGTCGGCGGCCGCCCGCACTGGGGCAAGCTGCACTGGCTCGACGCGGACGACCTCGCGCGCGTCTACCCGCGGTTCTGCGACGCTCAGCGCGTGCGGGCGCAGGCCGACCCCGGCGGCGCGTTCAGCAACGCCTACCTCGACCAGGTCCTCGGGCCCGTGCCGCACGACGAGCAGGCACCGCGCGCCGCCTGA
- a CDS encoding LysR family transcriptional regulator has product MDARSLEILRAVHVQGGVTAAAAALHLTPSAVSQHVAGLQREVGVPLTERVGRGLRLTAAGVALADAAVDVAVALERARGAVDAYLARPVGVVRVSAFQSGAQLLLPGLLSRVAALDGVVVECSDEDVAQDDFVALTDRVDVVVAHRPDDGRPWAAPGVRVVPLLREPLDVAVPPDHPFARRRSVPPGDLAGVDWVAVREGFPVATVLAAVARRSGDAPRVVHRINDFHVAASFVAVGHGVALLPRYTFGDDPRVRLVPLADVRAGRRIDALLRADRAERVVVRRVLDELRVLADRIGGPRPS; this is encoded by the coding sequence GTGGACGCCCGCTCCCTCGAGATCCTGCGCGCCGTGCACGTCCAGGGCGGCGTGACCGCGGCCGCCGCGGCGCTGCACCTCACACCGTCCGCCGTGTCGCAGCACGTCGCCGGGCTGCAGCGCGAGGTCGGCGTCCCGCTCACCGAGCGCGTCGGCCGCGGGCTGCGGCTCACCGCCGCGGGGGTCGCGCTCGCCGACGCCGCGGTCGACGTCGCCGTGGCGCTCGAACGCGCGCGCGGGGCCGTCGACGCCTACCTCGCCCGCCCGGTGGGCGTCGTGCGGGTCAGCGCGTTCCAGAGCGGCGCACAGCTGCTCCTGCCCGGCCTGCTGAGCCGGGTGGCCGCGCTGGACGGGGTCGTCGTCGAGTGCTCCGACGAGGACGTGGCGCAGGACGACTTCGTCGCCCTGACCGACCGCGTCGACGTCGTGGTCGCGCACCGCCCCGACGACGGCCGACCCTGGGCGGCGCCCGGCGTCCGCGTCGTCCCCCTGCTGCGCGAGCCCCTCGACGTCGCCGTCCCGCCCGACCACCCGTTCGCCCGCCGCCGGTCCGTGCCGCCCGGCGACCTCGCCGGCGTCGACTGGGTCGCCGTCCGTGAGGGCTTCCCGGTGGCCACGGTCCTCGCCGCGGTCGCCCGCCGCTCCGGTGACGCGCCCCGCGTCGTCCACCGCATCAACGACTTCCACGTCGCCGCGTCGTTCGTCGCCGTAGGTCACGGCGTCGCGCTGCTGCCGCGCTACACGTTCGGCGACGACCCGCGCGTGCGCCTCGTCCCGCTCGCGGACGTCCGGGCCGGGCGGCGCATCGACGCGCTGCTGCGCGCGGACCGGGCGGAGCGTGTCGTGGTGCGGCGCGTGCTCGACGAGCTGCGCGTGCTCGCGGACCGGATCGGCGGGCCGCGACCGTCCTGA
- a CDS encoding alanine racemase, whose product MTTSTRATARPAPQPDATTRTLGARLDEATRGLAAPLAVIDLDALDANATDLVRRAGGTPVRVASKSVRVRHVLHDVLGRPGFAGVMAYSVREAVWLAREGVHDVLLGYPSVDTGALDELAADPRAAAAVTLMVDDVAQADLAAAAATAHGTTLRVCLDVDASLRVRLGPLRAHLGVRRSPVHSAADAAVLAAAVEARGPLVVRGVMFYEAQVAGLPDTSPAVRAVKRLSVADLAVRRAAVVEAVQDAVGHPLDLVNSGGSGSVETSVSDGTVTEVTAGSGLFVPTLFDAYRSFTPRPAAYFGLDVVRVPGPGWATVFGGGYVASGPAVKTRLPRPVWPDGLALTGREGAGEVQTPLRLASGADLRVGDRVWFRHAKAGEVMERFATVHLVRGTTVEASVPTYRGEGRTFG is encoded by the coding sequence GTGACGACCAGCACCCGCGCGACCGCCCGGCCGGCGCCGCAGCCCGACGCGACGACGCGCACGCTCGGCGCCCGGCTCGACGAGGCCACCCGCGGCCTGGCCGCGCCGCTCGCGGTCATCGACCTCGACGCGCTCGACGCGAACGCGACCGACCTGGTCCGCCGGGCCGGCGGCACTCCCGTCCGGGTCGCCTCGAAGTCGGTGCGCGTCCGGCACGTCCTGCACGACGTGCTCGGCCGGCCCGGGTTCGCCGGCGTCATGGCGTACTCGGTGCGCGAGGCCGTGTGGCTCGCGCGCGAGGGCGTCCACGACGTGCTGCTCGGCTACCCGAGCGTCGACACGGGCGCGCTCGACGAGCTCGCCGCCGACCCGCGCGCCGCCGCGGCCGTGACACTCATGGTCGACGACGTCGCGCAGGCCGACCTCGCCGCGGCCGCCGCGACCGCGCACGGCACGACGCTGAGGGTCTGCCTCGACGTCGACGCGTCCCTGCGGGTGCGGCTCGGTCCGCTGCGTGCGCACCTCGGCGTCCGCCGGTCACCCGTGCACTCCGCGGCCGACGCCGCGGTGCTGGCCGCCGCCGTGGAGGCCCGCGGGCCGCTCGTGGTGCGCGGCGTCATGTTCTACGAGGCGCAGGTGGCCGGGCTGCCCGACACCAGCCCCGCCGTCCGGGCCGTCAAGCGGCTGTCCGTCGCCGACCTCGCGGTGCGCCGCGCGGCCGTCGTCGAGGCCGTGCAGGACGCCGTCGGGCACCCGCTCGACCTCGTGAACTCGGGCGGGTCGGGGTCGGTCGAGACGAGCGTCTCCGACGGCACCGTCACCGAGGTCACCGCCGGGTCCGGCCTGTTCGTGCCGACCCTGTTCGACGCCTACCGGTCGTTCACACCGCGGCCCGCCGCGTACTTCGGCCTCGACGTCGTGCGCGTGCCCGGCCCGGGCTGGGCGACCGTGTTCGGCGGCGGGTACGTCGCGTCCGGCCCGGCCGTGAAGACGCGGCTGCCCCGGCCCGTGTGGCCCGACGGGCTCGCGCTCACCGGCCGGGAGGGAGCGGGGGAGGTGCAGACGCCGCTGCGGCTGGCGTCGGGCGCCGACCTGCGCGTCGGGGACCGGGTCTGGTTCCGGCACGCCAAGGCCGGTGAGGTGATGGAGCGGTTCGCGACCGTGCACCTCGTCCGGGGCACCACCGTCGAGGCGTCGGTGCCGACGTACCGCGGCGAGGGCCGCACCTTCGGCTGA
- the rlmB gene encoding 23S rRNA (guanosine(2251)-2'-O)-methyltransferase RlmB, translating to MAGNSQRRGATRKPGSKKGASVGTGGHGRKSLEGKGPTPKAEDRPYHAAYKKKVAAEKRAVAGQGRSGQRAAGASRSAAGGRGGRTSSTHEIVSGRNSVVEALRAGIPVSTVYLAARLEADDRTREIVSTAAEAGYPLLEVSRTELDRLTDGSVHQGVAIQVPPYAYADDEDLLDAAEASEQPALVVALDGVTDPRNLGAVLRSAGAFGAHGVLVPERRAAGVTASAWKVSAGAAARVPVARVKNLVRTLQAYREAGVFVVGLDGGGEVAIGDIAFAEDPLVLVVGSEGKGLSRLVREQCDAIASIPIASAVESLNAGVAAGIALYEVARRRAS from the coding sequence ATGGCCGGCAACTCCCAGCGCCGAGGCGCGACCCGCAAGCCGGGCTCGAAGAAGGGCGCGTCCGTCGGTACGGGCGGGCACGGCCGCAAGTCGCTCGAGGGCAAGGGGCCGACGCCGAAGGCCGAGGACCGCCCGTACCACGCGGCGTACAAGAAGAAGGTCGCGGCGGAGAAGCGCGCGGTCGCCGGCCAGGGCCGGTCGGGTCAGCGGGCGGCGGGCGCGTCGCGCAGCGCCGCCGGGGGACGCGGCGGACGCACGTCGTCGACCCACGAGATCGTCTCCGGGCGGAACTCGGTCGTCGAGGCGCTGCGGGCCGGGATCCCGGTGTCGACCGTGTACCTCGCGGCGCGGCTCGAGGCCGACGACCGCACGCGCGAGATCGTCTCGACCGCCGCCGAGGCCGGCTACCCGCTGCTCGAGGTCAGCCGCACCGAGCTCGACCGGCTCACCGACGGGTCCGTCCACCAGGGCGTCGCGATCCAGGTGCCGCCGTACGCGTACGCCGACGACGAGGACCTGCTCGACGCCGCCGAGGCGTCGGAGCAGCCGGCTCTGGTCGTCGCGCTCGACGGCGTGACCGACCCGCGCAACCTCGGCGCCGTGCTGCGGTCCGCGGGCGCGTTCGGCGCGCACGGCGTGCTCGTGCCCGAGCGGCGTGCCGCGGGCGTCACCGCCTCCGCGTGGAAGGTGTCCGCGGGTGCCGCGGCACGCGTGCCCGTCGCGCGCGTGAAGAACCTCGTGCGCACCCTGCAGGCGTACCGCGAGGCGGGCGTGTTCGTCGTCGGGCTCGACGGCGGCGGCGAGGTCGCGATCGGCGACATCGCGTTCGCCGAGGACCCGCTCGTGCTCGTCGTCGGCTCGGAGGGCAAGGGCCTGTCCCGGCTCGTGCGCGAGCAGTGCGACGCGATCGCGTCCATCCCGATCGCCTCGGCCGTCGAGTCGCTCAACGCCGGGGTCGCCGCGGGCATCGCCCTGTACGAGGTCGCGCGCCGCCGCGCCTCCTGA
- a CDS encoding quinone oxidoreductase family protein encodes MSVTSRAVVATAFGGPEVLRTVETAPADPGPGHVLLEVRAAAVNPIDWKMYAPGPGNDPARLPIRLGLEVAGVVTAVGPAVRWLTVGDEVIAWRVTGGYASHLEVSEQVTCRRPRTLDWAAASGLLLVGTTAVHTLSATGTHDGDVVLVHGGSGGVGRMAVQLAALRGARVIATGSPETHDDLRELGAVPVAHGPGLLDRVREAERTTGPVTVAIDTVGSDEALDVSVAVVADRLRVATIAGFGRAGDLGIRALGGGPGADPGTAVREAARAQLAELAADGSLDVKVARTFPLDEAAEAHRTSREGHARGKLVLIP; translated from the coding sequence GTGAGTGTCACGAGCAGGGCTGTCGTCGCGACCGCGTTCGGTGGGCCGGAGGTGCTCCGCACCGTCGAGACCGCACCCGCAGACCCCGGACCGGGCCACGTGCTCCTCGAGGTCCGCGCCGCCGCCGTCAACCCGATCGACTGGAAGATGTACGCGCCCGGGCCGGGCAACGACCCCGCGAGGCTGCCGATCCGGCTCGGCCTCGAGGTCGCGGGGGTCGTCACCGCCGTCGGCCCGGCCGTGCGCTGGCTCACCGTCGGCGACGAGGTGATCGCGTGGCGCGTCACCGGCGGCTACGCCTCGCACCTGGAGGTGTCGGAGCAGGTCACGTGCCGTCGACCGCGCACGCTCGACTGGGCCGCCGCGTCCGGGCTGCTGCTCGTCGGCACCACCGCGGTGCACACGCTGTCCGCGACCGGCACGCACGACGGTGACGTCGTCCTCGTGCACGGCGGCTCCGGCGGCGTCGGCCGCATGGCCGTGCAGCTGGCCGCCCTGCGTGGCGCGCGCGTCATCGCGACCGGCTCGCCCGAGACGCACGACGACCTGCGCGAGCTCGGTGCCGTCCCGGTCGCGCACGGTCCCGGGCTGCTCGACCGGGTGCGCGAGGCCGAGCGGACGACCGGACCGGTCACGGTCGCGATCGACACCGTCGGGTCCGACGAGGCGCTCGACGTCTCCGTCGCGGTCGTCGCGGACCGGCTCCGCGTCGCCACCATCGCCGGCTTCGGCCGCGCGGGCGACCTGGGCATCCGGGCACTCGGCGGGGGCCCGGGCGCCGACCCGGGCACCGCGGTCCGGGAGGCGGCGCGCGCCCAGCTCGCGGAGCTCGCCGCCGACGGCTCGCTCGACGTCAAGGTCGCGCGGACCTTCCCGCTCGACGAGGCGGCGGAGGCCCACCGGACGAGCCGCGAGGGGCACGCGCGCGGCAAGCTGGTCCTGATCCCCTGA
- a CDS encoding TetR/AcrR family transcriptional regulator → MNRLPVAERREQLIEAALTVASRDGIDAATVRAIAAEAGVSLGVVHYCFQDKDELLRSMAHAITNQNLARSLDDLPEGADVGTIVGAVLDALWDTIASARGPQLLSYELTTSSLRHAELNQVAIEQYRGQWSAAEQVLELVEKAAHVGWTVPRAQVARAVVAVVDGFSLAWLVDGDSEAARRGLQGFGQYLAAMAVPVELAPEALDHGLPHDTSARADEQSTA, encoded by the coding sequence ATGAACCGCTTGCCCGTCGCCGAGAGGCGCGAGCAGCTGATCGAGGCTGCGCTCACCGTCGCCAGCCGCGACGGCATCGACGCCGCGACCGTGCGCGCCATCGCCGCGGAGGCCGGCGTCTCGCTCGGCGTCGTGCACTACTGCTTCCAGGACAAGGACGAGCTGCTGCGGTCGATGGCGCACGCCATCACCAACCAGAACCTCGCCCGCAGCCTCGACGACCTGCCCGAGGGTGCCGACGTCGGCACCATCGTCGGTGCCGTCCTCGACGCGCTGTGGGACACCATCGCGTCCGCGCGCGGCCCTCAGCTCCTGTCGTACGAGCTCACGACGTCGTCGCTGCGGCACGCCGAGCTCAACCAGGTCGCGATCGAGCAGTACCGCGGGCAGTGGTCCGCTGCCGAACAGGTGCTCGAGCTCGTCGAGAAGGCCGCGCACGTCGGCTGGACCGTGCCGCGCGCGCAGGTCGCCCGGGCCGTCGTCGCCGTCGTCGACGGCTTCTCGCTCGCGTGGCTCGTCGACGGCGACTCCGAGGCCGCACGACGCGGTCTGCAGGGCTTCGGCCAGTACCTCGCCGCGATGGCGGTGCCCGTCGAGCTCGCGCCCGAGGCGCTCGACCACGGCCTGCCGCACGACACGTCCGCCCGCGCGGACGAGCAGTCCACCGCGTGA
- a CDS encoding EamA family transporter yields the protein MTARDRALAVLVAVLWGLNFTAIHLQLEQFPPFLLVALRFALIAVPTVLLVRRPAAPWRWVLLYGLGFGVLQFLFLYLAMDSGMPTGLASLVLQSSAPFTVVLAAALLRERITARQGVGVGVAVVGLGGIALHRAGLDGGATLLPVVLTLCGGLGWAVGNLGNRLAMRAAPGEPLRLLLWMSVVPPLPMLAASLVVEGPERIAASFDGLATAQGLLAVGGLLYTVLIGTLLGSGLWTALMGRHPSSTVAPFSMLVPVAGIAASWLLLREPTPLVEIAWGVVVVGGVLLGSTRAAPRWWPGGSRQPATGTTSAVATAATPSPRPVSPSPSDVVADTVTGAPAADDSAASASARR from the coding sequence GTGACCGCCCGCGACCGCGCCCTCGCCGTCCTCGTCGCCGTGCTGTGGGGCCTGAACTTCACGGCCATCCACCTGCAGCTCGAGCAGTTCCCGCCGTTCCTGCTCGTCGCGCTCCGCTTCGCGCTCATCGCGGTGCCGACCGTGCTCCTCGTCCGACGCCCTGCCGCGCCGTGGCGGTGGGTGCTGCTCTACGGCCTCGGGTTCGGCGTCCTGCAGTTCCTGTTCCTCTACCTGGCGATGGACTCCGGCATGCCGACGGGCCTCGCGTCGCTCGTGCTCCAGTCGTCCGCACCCTTCACCGTCGTGCTCGCGGCGGCGCTGCTGCGCGAGCGGATCACTGCGCGGCAGGGCGTGGGCGTCGGGGTCGCGGTCGTCGGGCTCGGCGGGATCGCGCTGCACCGGGCGGGCCTCGACGGCGGCGCGACGCTGCTGCCCGTCGTGCTCACCTTGTGCGGCGGGCTCGGGTGGGCCGTCGGGAACCTCGGGAACCGCCTCGCGATGCGCGCCGCCCCCGGCGAGCCGCTGCGGCTCCTGCTCTGGATGTCCGTCGTGCCGCCGCTGCCGATGCTCGCCGCGTCGCTCGTCGTCGAGGGGCCGGAGCGCATCGCGGCGTCGTTCGACGGGCTCGCGACCGCGCAGGGGCTGCTCGCGGTCGGCGGGCTCCTCTACACGGTCCTCATCGGCACGCTGCTCGGCTCGGGCCTGTGGACCGCACTCATGGGCCGGCACCCGTCGAGCACCGTCGCACCGTTCTCGATGCTCGTGCCGGTCGCCGGGATCGCCGCGTCGTGGCTCCTGCTGCGCGAGCCGACCCCGCTCGTCGAGATCGCGTGGGGCGTCGTCGTGGTCGGCGGCGTGCTGCTCGGCAGCACGCGCGCCGCGCCGCGGTGGTGGCCGGGCGGCTCGCGTCAGCCGGCGACGGGGACGACGAGCGCCGTGGCGACCGCCGCGACACCCTCGCCGCGACCGGTCAGCCCCAGCCCGTCCGACGTCGTCGCCGACACCGTGACGGGTGCCCCCGCGGCCGACGACAGCGCCGCCTCCGCCTCGGCGCGCCGCTGA